The genomic region CGAGTTCATGTTCTTGATCTCGCAGCGGGTGCCGAGCGGCGCGCCGGGCCTGCGCACCGAGACGTTGACGTCGGCGCGCAAGGAGCCCTTCTCCATGTCACCGTCGCAGGTGCCGAGATAGCGCATGATCGAGCGCAGCTTGGTCACATAGGCCTTGGCCTGCTCGGCGTCGCGAATATCAGGCTTCGAGACGATCTCCATCAGCGCCACGCCAGAGCGGTTGAAATCGATGTAGGACAGCGACGGCGATCGGTCGTGCAGCATCTTGCCGGGATCCTGCTCCAGATGCAGCCGCTCGATACCGATGGTGGCGGTCTTGCCGCCGTCGAGATCGATGATCACCTCGCCCTCGCCCACGATCGGCGATTTGTACTGGCTGATCTGGTAGCCCTGCGGCAGGTCCGGATAGAAATAGTTCTTGCGGTCGAACACCGAGCGCAGGTTGATCTGCGCGTTGAGGCCGAGCCCGGTCCGGACAGCCTGCCTGACGCATTCCTCGTTGATGACGGGCAGCATGCCCGGCATCGCGACGTCGACCAGCGAGACATGGCTGTTCGGCTCGCCGCCGAACGCGGTGGACGCGCCCGAGAACAATTTCGCGTTCGACGTCACCTGGGCATGGATCTCCATGCCGATGACCATCTCCCAGTCACCAGTCGAGCCCTTGAGAAGCTTGTGCGTGGCCGTGCTCATGTCCTGCTCCCGAGCAGCGTGGCAGCGATCCGCTCCCACTCCGCTTCCAATGAATCCTTTGCCGCCGGCTGCCCGGCCTGGCGATACCAATAGCCGGCATTGCCGAGATCGCCTTCGACGCGGTGCAAATAGGCATGCACCCAGGCGGCCTCACGGCTGCTCTCGTCCTGAACGATTGTGTGCGCGCGGTCCCAGTCGCCCTTCGCCGCCCACCAGAGGCCGGCAAGCGGCGCGCTCAAGTCCGGCGCGGGCGCCGCGCCGCCGAGGCTCGCGATGAAATCAGCGACATTCACCACCACCTCGCGGGCGTGAAGCGGCCGGCGGCCTGCTCGATCACCTCGCCGAGCGAGAACAGCGTCTCCTCATCGAACGGACGGCCGATCAATTGCAGGCCGAGCGGCAGGCCCTGCGCGTCCTTGCCGGCGGGCACCGCGATGCCGGGCAGGCCCGCCATGTTCACGGTCACCGTGAAGATGTCGTTGAGATACATCTCGACCGGATCGGCGCCGCCCTTCTCGCCGATGCCGAAGGCCGCCGACGGCGTCGCCGGGGTGAGGATCGCATCGACGCCCCTCGCGAAGCAATCCTCAAAGTCCTTCTTGATCAGCGTGCGCACCTTCTGGGCCCGCAGATAATAGGCGTCGTAATAGCCGGCCGAGAGCACGTAGGTGCCGATCATGACGCGGCGGCGCACCTCCGCGCCAAAGCCTTCGGCGCGGGTGTTCTCGTAGAGCTCGATGATGTTCTTACCCTGCTCGCGCAGGCCGTAGCGCACGCCGTCATAGCGTGCGAGGTTCGAGGACGCTTCCGCCGGCGCCACGATGTAATAGGCCGGCAGCGCGTATTTGGTGTGCGGCAGCGACACCTCGACGAGCTCGGCACCGGCGCTCCTGAGCCACGCCGCGCCCGCTTCCCAAAGCTTCTCGATCTCGGCCGGCATGCCGTCGAGACGGTACTCCTTGGGGATGCCGATCTTCATGCCCTTCACGGACTTGCCGATCGCCGCCTCGTAATCCGGCACGGGGATATCGACCGACGTCGTGTCCTTGGGATCGTGTCCGGCCATCGAGCGCAGCAGCATCGCGGCATCGCGTACGCTGCGCGCGATCGGACCTGCCTGGTCGAGCGAGGAGGCAAAGGCGACGATGCCCCAGCGCGAGCAGCGGCCATAAGTCGGCTTGATGCCGACGGTCGCGGTGAACGCGGCCGGCTGGCGGATCGAGCCGCCAGTGTCGGTCGCGGTCGCGCCCATGCAGAGCAGCGCCGCCACGGCCGAGGCCGAGCCGCCGGACGAGCCGCCCGGCACCAGCGTCGTGTTGCTGCCCTCGCGTCGCCAGGGATTGCCGACGGGGCCGAAGCACGAGGTCTCGTTGGCCGAGCCCATCGCGAACTCGTCATTGTTGAGCTTGCCGAGCATCACCGCGCCGTCGCGCCAGAGCTGCGAGGTGACGGTCGACTCATACGTCGGCACGAAATTGCCGAGGATTTTCGAGCACGCCGTGGTGCGTACGCCCTTGGTCGCGAACAGATCCTTGATGCCGAGCGGGATGCCGGCGAGCGGGCCGCCCTCGCCCTTGGCGATCTTCGCGTCCACGGCCTTGGCCATGTCGCGCGCGCGATCGGGCGTCTCCATCACGAAGGCGTTGAGCACGCGCGCAGCTTCGATCGCGGAAAGATGCGCGTCGGTCAGCTCGAGCGACGTGAAAGTTTTCGCCGCGAGACCCTTGCGGGCTTCGGCGAGCGTCAGCGATGTCAAATCGGTCATTTATTGATCGGGCTGCAGAAGAACGGAGACAGGGTCTTGTCGTTGGCCGGGTCGTCTTTTTTGGCGGCGGCTTTCGCGGCCGCCTCGATCTCGTCGAGCACGGCATTGACGGCGACGTTGGGGTCGGCAGCCTTGCCCTGCCGCTCCATCTTGTCGAGGTAATTCATGTAGGCCTGATAGGCCTTCTCATCGTCGCAAAGCAGGCACATCGGACCTAACCTGTTTATTCAACGACCTTCGGCACCAGGAAGAAGTGACCTTCAGTCGCGGGCGCGTTGGCAACGATATCGTCGGCGATCTCGCCGTCATCGACCACGTCCTGCCGCTTCTTCATCTGCATCGGGGTGACCGAGGTCATCGGCTCCACGCCCTCGACATTGACCTCCGAGAGCTGCTCGACGAAGGCGAGCATGGCGTTGAGCTCGCCCTGCAGATGCGGAACCTCGTCCTCGAAGACCGCAATGCGCGCCAGATGCGCGATGCGGCGGACGGTAGCGGCGTCGACGGACATTATATAAGGCCTCTTACGGCAAAACCTATGTGCCGTATAGCAGAGGCCGGTTTTGCGCCGCAACCGGCGCTTCCCCCTATCCGGCGAGGGCCTTCATGCGCGCCAGCGCCGATTTGGCGAGATCCCGGGTCAATTCGGCGGCGGGGACCTCGCGGCCGAGCGCAACGGCCTGTCCCGCCCAGAGATTGGTGAAATCGACCCTGCCCTGCTTTTCGGCAGCCGCCTTCAGCGGCCCAAGCGCGGTCGCAGCGTGGGGAAACGGCGGCGCGTCCGGCGAGACCGGGCCGGCCTCGCGCATCAGCCGGTTCTGCACCCCGCGCGCAGGCCGGCCGGTCATGACA from Bradyrhizobium sp. CB1015 harbors:
- the gatC gene encoding Asp-tRNA(Asn)/Glu-tRNA(Gln) amidotransferase subunit GatC produces the protein MSVDAATVRRIAHLARIAVFEDEVPHLQGELNAMLAFVEQLSEVNVEGVEPMTSVTPMQMKKRQDVVDDGEIADDIVANAPATEGHFFLVPKVVE
- the gatA gene encoding Asp-tRNA(Asn)/Glu-tRNA(Gln) amidotransferase subunit GatA, with amino-acid sequence MTDLTSLTLAEARKGLAAKTFTSLELTDAHLSAIEAARVLNAFVMETPDRARDMAKAVDAKIAKGEGGPLAGIPLGIKDLFATKGVRTTACSKILGNFVPTYESTVTSQLWRDGAVMLGKLNNDEFAMGSANETSCFGPVGNPWRREGSNTTLVPGGSSGGSASAVAALLCMGATATDTGGSIRQPAAFTATVGIKPTYGRCSRWGIVAFASSLDQAGPIARSVRDAAMLLRSMAGHDPKDTTSVDIPVPDYEAAIGKSVKGMKIGIPKEYRLDGMPAEIEKLWEAGAAWLRSAGAELVEVSLPHTKYALPAYYIVAPAEASSNLARYDGVRYGLREQGKNIIELYENTRAEGFGAEVRRRVMIGTYVLSAGYYDAYYLRAQKVRTLIKKDFEDCFARGVDAILTPATPSAAFGIGEKGGADPVEMYLNDIFTVTVNMAGLPGIAVPAGKDAQGLPLGLQLIGRPFDEETLFSLGEVIEQAAGRFTPARWW